A window of the Hordeum vulgare subsp. vulgare chromosome 5H, MorexV3_pseudomolecules_assembly, whole genome shotgun sequence genome harbors these coding sequences:
- the LOC123398836 gene encoding RING-H2 finger protein ATL67-like, which yields MSRDTVLICVSVAGLVVLSVLTFFCSSRRRRGHGSSSSSSHPSVVDVELGCRCATAGIDEAVLTAYPTMLYSSPARADDDDVLQPAAAPSTGDSDPALDDTTCVVCLAEYADGDELRRLPGCRHAFHRQCVDEWLRQRPSCPLCRTSPQSTAAKNSCTAGHGVSVQPRDEES from the coding sequence ATGTCTAGAGATACCGTGCTGATCTGCGTTTCCGTGGCCGGCCTCGTCGTGCTCTCCGTCCTCACCTTCTTCTGCTCCAGCCGGCGGCGTAGGGGTCACggctcctcatcgtcgtcgtcgcaccCGAGCGTCGTCGACGTCGAGCTCGGCTGCCGGTGCGCCACCGCGGGGATCGACGAGGCCGTCCTGACCGCGTACCCGACGATGCTATACTCCTCGCCGGCACGTGCAGACGACGACGATGTTCTTCAGCCTGCCGCCGCGCCTTCGACCGGCGACAgcgatccagcgctggacgacacgACGTGCGTGGTGTGCCTAGCGGAGTACGCGGACGGCGACGAGCTCCGGCGGCTGCCGGGGTGCCGGCACGCGTTCCACCGACAGTGCGTCGACGAGTGGCTGCGCCAGCGGCCCAGCTGCCCGCTCTGCCGCACATCGCCGCAGTCCACCGCGGCGAAGAATTCCTGTACCGCCGGCCATGGCGTCAGTGTGCAGCCAAGGGATGAAGAGAGCTAG